The Thalassospira sp. TSL5-1 sequence CGGCCCGGGCGCGCAAGGTGGGCATGGATGATATTCCCGTTTCCAATAGCGAACTTGCCACCGGGCGGTAAAGCTTGAGCCGGGTTTTGATACGCTGACATGTCGGGCAAAAAGATCGGGGGCCGCTGATGCAGCCCCCGTTGTTGTTCCTGTTGGTGCGCGTTAACGCGATTACAAAACCGTTAGCATGCTGGCAACCAGCGGATGGCGGACAATATCCTTGTCACGCAACTGCACGCAGGCAATATCCTCGACATGTTGCAAGCGGTCCGACATTTCCGACAGGCCGGAAAGTTCGGGCAGAAGGTCGGTCTGGTCCGGGTCGCCGGTCAGGATCATGGTGGAATTCCAGCCCAGGCGCGTGACCAGCATTTTAAGCTGCCCATAGGTGCAGTTTTGTGCCTCGTCGATCACGACAAAGGCATTGTTGAGCGTGCGACCACGCATATAGCCGATGGGCGCAATTTCAATTGTGCCATCGGAAAGATAGGTGCGCAGGCGTTTCGCCCCTAGCCGGTCATTTAACGCATCATAAAGCGGGCGAAGGTAGGGGGCCATTTTGGCCTCTACATCGCCAGGCAGGAAACCGATATTTTCGCCTGCTTCCACCGCCGGGCGGGCGAGAACGATGCGGGCAATGTCCCCGGAATCCAGGGCCTCAACCGCCTTGGCAACGGCGATATAAGTTTTACCCGTGCCCGCCGGACCCAGGGCCAGCACCAGGTTGAAATTGTCAATCGCTTCCATCAGGGCGGCCTGGTTTTCACTTTTTGGCCGGATATGGCGACGGTAGCTTTGATCGCGATGGGTTGGGGGAACGTTCTGACCCTGTTCTGCCAGGGGGTCCCAGCCGGTTTTGCTGTCATCGAACAGTTCGTGGATGTTGCTGTCTGCCTGTTGCGGACGGCTCCGACGGCGTGCTGCGCGCTTACCCATGATGATCACCTCGCGATTTGAAACCGGCAAAACCCGAAAAGTCCCCATTTCGGTTTGACGGTTTACGTTGTGCAAAAAGCAAAACGCGCCATTCCAGTGCAGGAAAGGCGCGTGAACAATTTTCATCGTGCAAAAAGTAAGAGGACGGTCTAGGCAACTGGCCGGATCCCGATACAGGCTGTATCTGCGATCCGGGGGGAGAAAAAATACGATGTGAGACGCTGATTTGCGGCACTCGTTTGTCCCCTGTTAAGCCCGGCTCATGACCGGACACAAGAATCCTACGCCCGCTTTAACGGGCTTGTCATCCTTTTTTGCATTGTTAAATTTGCATGAATCTGGAAAATCGCTGAATTTCAAATGTTTATCTTGCAGGTGCGAAAGAAAAATTTGCTTCACTGCGGCATAGTCCGATGAAGGGATATCTAAAGAAGGTATTTTTGCTTCCGATTTGACTGTGGGTTGCATCGTGTCGGTATCGTTTTTGGGGGCTAACAGCCTGCTTCATGCCCGATATGATGATTTCATTGTGGTAACGCGGCCAAAAATCGCTACAGTGCGCCGCAATTGAATGTGTCAGGATAATTGGAACTACCATGTCGTCGATCGACCAACAGGTATCGCGCCGCCGGACCTTTGCCATCATTGCCCACCCGGATGCGGGTAAAACGACACTGACCGAAAAGCTGTTGCTGTTCGGGGGTGCCATTCAGATGGCAGGTGCGGTGAAGGCGAAAAAGGAACAGCGTGGCGCGCGTTCGGACTTTATGAAGATCGAACAGGATCGCGGTATTTCCGTGTCTTCGGCTGTGATGACCTTCGAGTTTGAAAAAAACATCTTCAACCTGCTCGATACGCCGGGCCACGAAGACTTTTCCGAAGATACCTATCGCGTGCTGACCGCAGTGGACAGCGCGGTGATGGTGATTGACGGTGCAAAGGGCATCGAGGCCCAGACCCGCAAGCTGTTTGAGGTTTGCCGCCTGCGTGACGTGCCGATCACGACCTTTGTCAACAAGCTTGACCGTGAAGCCCGTGATTCGTTTGAACTGATTGATCAGATCGAACAGGATCTGGCGCTTGATGTGTCGCCGGTGACCTGGCCGATTGGTTCGGGCCGTGATTTTCATGGCTGCTACGATTTGGTCAATGATCAGCTTCTGTTCATGGAAAAAGGCGGCAATGTCGTCAAGGAAGCCATTCCGATCAAGGGGCTTGATGATCCCAAGCTTGATGAACTGATCCCGGATTATCTTCTGGAAAAGCTGCGCGAAGAAATCGAAATGGTGCGCGAAATCTGCCCGCCATTTGATTTGCAAAGCTATCGCGAGGGGCATCTTACGCCGGTCTTTTTTGGGTCGGCTGTCAATAATTTTGGCGTGCGTGAATTGTTGCGCGGACTTGGCGATATCGCACCAACCCCGCGCCCGCAGGAAGCGGCAACGCGCATGGTCGAGGCGGTCGAGCCCAAGGTGGCGGGCTTTGTCTTCAAGGTGCAGGCCAATATCGACCCCAACCATCGCGACCGTATCGCATTCATTCGCCTGTGTTCGGGCCATTTCAAACGCGGCATGAAACTTAAACATGTGCGGGCCGGTAAACAGATGGCGGTGCATAACCCGATGCTGTTTTTTGCCAATGAACGCGATATTGCCGAAGAAGCCTGGCCGGGGGATATCATTGGTATTCCCAACCACGGCACATTGCGCATCGGCGATACCCTGACCGAAGGCGAAGACCTTCGTTTCCGTGGTGTTCCGGCCTTCGCACCTGAATTGCTGCAAAAGGTGCGTCTGGATGACCCGTTAAAGGGCAAACATCTTCAGCGTGCGCTTGAACAGCTTGCCGAAGAAGGCGCATCACAGGTGTTCAAGCCGATGATGGGCGCGGACTGGATCGTTGGTGTGGTCGGACAGCTTCAGTTCGAGGTTCTGAAAGAACGTATCGCGGCCGAATATGGCATCAAGGTTCACTTTGAACCGACCCCGGCCTATGCCGCGCGCTGGGTGATGTGTGATGACCCGCTGGAAATGAAAAAGTTCCGCGATGCCAACCAGTCGGCCCTGTATGAAGACCATGACGAAACGCTGGTTTTCATTGCCCGCAACGCCTGGCACCTTGAAACCATCGAACGCGACTGGCCGAAATGCAAATTTGAAGCCACCCGCGAACAGAATATGGTTGCGGCGTAAAACACGCGATTAAGCCTGTTATGATAGTTTGAAAAACCGCCCGGTTCATGTCGGGCGGTTTTTTGTTATGTGATTATTGCAAAAAAAAGCCGCCAGGTCGCAGAACTGGCGGCTTTGTGTCACGGGGGGAGCGTGACACATGGAGACTGATGGGTTGAGCATCAGGCCCCGAAAAAATAACGTCCCGCGGCGACCAGCCCCATACCGGCGATCATGGCGGCAAAGAGATTGCGGGTGATGATCATGGCAAGCAGGGTGGCGCAGGCGCCGATCATGCCGATCAGCCCGGCGGAAAGCGCGCTGGGCACCCAGACGGAAATCAGAACAGCACCCGGTAAACGTTCCAGCACATGGGCCCAGCGGCCGGTTTGGGGCAAACGGTCGGCCATCAAAAGGCCCCCCAACCGCATGCCATAGGTGACAACGGCCATGCCAAGAATGGTCAGGACGGCTTCGGGGGTGAAGCTTGTGAAATCGGGCATGGTTTATTCTCCGGCGCGGGGCGAGAGGGAGCGATCATTGGGAACGGGCGTGTCATCACCGTCAGAGATGCCATCGCGGATGGTTTCAGGCTGGGCTGATTTATCGTCATCACCCTTCCAGGTCAGGGCGGAAACCACAACACCAGCCCCCGCACCGGCCAGGATCGACCAGGTGCCGGGCAATAGATAATGCCCGATGATGGAGCCAATGGCCGCTGCAATCCAGGGCAGTAGGTCCGCCCGGCCTTTCCACATGCCAATGGTCAGGGCGGCGAAAATGGCGGTAAAGGCAAAATCCAGGGCATAGACATTGGGGTCGGGTATGCCACCTGCCAGCAGATAGCCAATGGTGTTACCACTGCCCCATATCACGGCAAGGAACAATCCGCCGCCCAACAGAAAGCCCGGTATGGGTGTTTCCTTTTGCGCCATCGTCATGGCCCAGTTTTCATCGGCAACCATGTGCATCGCGCAGATTTTGACCCATAAGGGCCGCCCGCGAAAAACCGGGCGCAGGGAGGCGCCGATCAGGACATAGCGCAAATTGATGATCAGGGTGGCAACAATGATGGTCAGTGCGGGAATGGTTTCGCGCCACAGGTCAACCGATACAAACTGGGCGGAACCGGCAAAGACCGTGAGGCTCATGAACAGCAATTCACCCAGGCTAAGCCCGCGCTGGGTGGCAAGCACACCCAGAACCGCGCCAAAAATAAAGGTGCTGGGCAGCAGCGGCAGGCAGGCAATGGCCCCGCGCCGGATGGCATCGGTGGTGAAATGGGCATTATGGTCGTTATGGGGACTGGTGGGCATGATCGTTCCCGAACGGTTTCTTGGTGGCATTTATCATTGAACCCTCTATGCCACTTTTTAGGTGTTCTGATCTTGAACGATATTGCTGTTATCGGGTGTGGGGAATAAACGCGCTGGGGCTGACTCCCCACATGGCCTTGAAATGCCGGTTTAAATGGCTTTGATCGGCAAAGCCGGTGGCGGCTGCCGTATCGGCAATGCTGCACCCGTCAAACAGCATCCGTTTGGCCCGGCGCAGGCGCATATGGTTCAGATAGGTATGCGGCGGCAGGCCGGTTGCGTCGCGAAAAACGCGAAGCAGATGAAAACGGCTTAACCCGGTTAAGGCTGCCAGGCTTTCAAGCGAGATATTTTCATCCTGGTGGCTGTGCATATAGTCGATGACCTGGCGCACGCGGCGGTCTTCGGCCCCGGGTTTGAAATCATACGGGGCGGCATCGGCATGGCGGAGCGACAGGCGGGCGGCACTGTAAAAAAGCTGGGTGTCGCGTTCAAGGTCGCTGGTCAAATGCCGGCCTTCGGGGGCAAAAATGCGATGGAGTTTTTGCAACAGTAAATGCAGGTCGGGATCGTTGATGACATGCTGGCTAAAGCTGGGCAGGCCTTTGCTTTTGGGTGAAATTTCCGCCACCAGATCGGCAAAGATTTGCGGGTTAATGAACAGCACCTGATAGTGATAGCCGTCATCGCAACCCGGGCCGCCATCATGGACCTGCATCGGGTTCATGGCAATTAACTGCCCGCGCCGGGCAATGTGGCTGGTGCCGCGTGTGGTAAATTTCTCCGCCCCGTTCAAAACCGTGCCAAAGGCGTAATAGTCGTGGCTGTGTTTGGGAAAGGTGAAGCGTTTATAGTCTGCTTCAAACAGGTCAATACCCTCTGCCGCGCGCCAGTGGCGGGCACGTTCACGGGGGCGCTGGTTCGCCCGGGCGGGGTGTGTCAGCATGGTCATGGTCGCACTATAACGCGGAAAAGGGATGTCATCTTGTACAATATTGACACC is a genomic window containing:
- a CDS encoding AraC family transcriptional regulator; this encodes MTMLTHPARANQRPRERARHWRAAEGIDLFEADYKRFTFPKHSHDYYAFGTVLNGAEKFTTRGTSHIARRGQLIAMNPMQVHDGGPGCDDGYHYQVLFINPQIFADLVAEISPKSKGLPSFSQHVINDPDLHLLLQKLHRIFAPEGRHLTSDLERDTQLFYSAARLSLRHADAAPYDFKPGAEDRRVRQVIDYMHSHQDENISLESLAALTGLSRFHLLRVFRDATGLPPHTYLNHMRLRRAKRMLFDGCSIADTAAATGFADQSHLNRHFKAMWGVSPSAFIPHTR
- a CDS encoding AzlC family ABC transporter permease codes for the protein MPTSPHNDHNAHFTTDAIRRGAIACLPLLPSTFIFGAVLGVLATQRGLSLGELLFMSLTVFAGSAQFVSVDLWRETIPALTIIVATLIINLRYVLIGASLRPVFRGRPLWVKICAMHMVADENWAMTMAQKETPIPGFLLGGGLFLAVIWGSGNTIGYLLAGGIPDPNVYALDFAFTAIFAALTIGMWKGRADLLPWIAAAIGSIIGHYLLPGTWSILAGAGAGVVVSALTWKGDDDKSAQPETIRDGISDGDDTPVPNDRSLSPRAGE
- a CDS encoding PhoH family protein, translated to MGKRAARRRSRPQQADSNIHELFDDSKTGWDPLAEQGQNVPPTHRDQSYRRHIRPKSENQAALMEAIDNFNLVLALGPAGTGKTYIAVAKAVEALDSGDIARIVLARPAVEAGENIGFLPGDVEAKMAPYLRPLYDALNDRLGAKRLRTYLSDGTIEIAPIGYMRGRTLNNAFVVIDEAQNCTYGQLKMLVTRLGWNSTMILTGDPDQTDLLPELSGLSEMSDRLQHVEDIACVQLRDKDIVRHPLVASMLTVL
- a CDS encoding AzlD family protein, encoding MPDFTSFTPEAVLTILGMAVVTYGMRLGGLLMADRLPQTGRWAHVLERLPGAVLISVWVPSALSAGLIGMIGACATLLAMIITRNLFAAMIAGMGLVAAGRYFFGA
- a CDS encoding peptide chain release factor 3 — its product is MSSIDQQVSRRRTFAIIAHPDAGKTTLTEKLLLFGGAIQMAGAVKAKKEQRGARSDFMKIEQDRGISVSSAVMTFEFEKNIFNLLDTPGHEDFSEDTYRVLTAVDSAVMVIDGAKGIEAQTRKLFEVCRLRDVPITTFVNKLDREARDSFELIDQIEQDLALDVSPVTWPIGSGRDFHGCYDLVNDQLLFMEKGGNVVKEAIPIKGLDDPKLDELIPDYLLEKLREEIEMVREICPPFDLQSYREGHLTPVFFGSAVNNFGVRELLRGLGDIAPTPRPQEAATRMVEAVEPKVAGFVFKVQANIDPNHRDRIAFIRLCSGHFKRGMKLKHVRAGKQMAVHNPMLFFANERDIAEEAWPGDIIGIPNHGTLRIGDTLTEGEDLRFRGVPAFAPELLQKVRLDDPLKGKHLQRALEQLAEEGASQVFKPMMGADWIVGVVGQLQFEVLKERIAAEYGIKVHFEPTPAYAARWVMCDDPLEMKKFRDANQSALYEDHDETLVFIARNAWHLETIERDWPKCKFEATREQNMVAA